The following are encoded together in the Pseudomonas maumuensis genome:
- a CDS encoding MlaA family lipoprotein has translation MVNRLLLVTALLASGCALAEEVAPRASVIEADKTETLTVEADGFVDPLRELKFNPGLDQREFERSTLAALNIYDPLESLNRRIYHFNYRFDQWVFLPVVDGYRYVTPSFVRTGVSNFFNNLGDVPNLFNSVLQLKPKRSAQITARLMFNTIIGVGGLWDPATKMGLPRQSEDFGQTLGFYGVPDGPYLMLPILGPSNLRDTTGLVVDYVGEKEINYLNVPDTASDHPELTVLRAVDKRYTTNFRYGQTNSPFEYEKLRYVYTQARKLQIAE, from the coding sequence GTGGTTAACAGACTGCTGCTCGTCACCGCCCTGCTCGCCAGCGGCTGCGCCCTGGCCGAGGAAGTCGCGCCGCGTGCCAGCGTGATCGAGGCCGACAAGACCGAAACACTCACCGTGGAGGCCGACGGCTTCGTCGACCCGCTGCGCGAGCTGAAATTCAACCCCGGCCTGGACCAGCGCGAATTCGAACGCTCGACCCTGGCCGCATTGAATATCTATGACCCGCTGGAGTCGCTGAACCGACGCATCTACCACTTCAACTACCGCTTCGACCAGTGGGTGTTCCTGCCGGTGGTCGACGGCTACCGTTACGTCACCCCCAGCTTCGTGCGCACCGGGGTCAGCAACTTCTTCAATAACCTGGGTGATGTGCCCAACCTGTTCAACAGCGTGCTGCAGCTCAAGCCCAAGCGTTCGGCGCAGATCACCGCGCGCCTTATGTTCAACACCATCATCGGTGTCGGCGGCTTGTGGGATCCGGCGACCAAGATGGGCCTGCCCCGGCAGAGTGAGGACTTCGGCCAGACCTTGGGCTTCTATGGAGTGCCGGACGGCCCCTACCTGATGCTGCCGATCCTCGGGCCGTCGAACCTGCGCGACACGACTGGGTTGGTGGTGGATTACGTAGGGGAGAAAGAGATCAACTACCTGAACGTGCCCGACACCGCCAGTGACCATCCGGAGCTGACCGTGTTGCGGGCAGTGGACAAGCGCTACACCACCAACTTCCGCTATGGGCAGACCAATTCGCCGTTCGAGTACGAGAAGCTGCGGTACGTGTACACCCAAGCGCGCAAGTTGCAAATCGCCGAGTGA
- a CDS encoding serine/threonine protein kinase: MLRSLRLAALLGGLLMATVASARDIDAASYGYPLTNPFEATIATTPPEQRPTLPSDDDIDQADYSLTLRPEREFTLPDNFWSVKKLRYRLAKQDHEAPLIFLIAGTGAPYSSSINEYLKKLFYQAGYHVVQLSSPTSWDFMSAASRFATPGVSSEDAKDLYRVMQAVRAQQARLPVSEYYLTGYSLGALDAAFVSKLDETRQSFKFKRVLLLNPPVNLYTSITNLDKLVQTRVKGIDRSTTFYELMLEKLTRYFQDKGYIDLNDALLYDFQKSREHLSNEQMAMLIGTSFRFSAADIAFTSDLINRRGLIIPPKFPITEGSSLEPFFKRALQCDFDCYLTEQVIPMWRARTDGNSLLQLVDQVSLYALEDYLRDNPKIAVMHNADDVILGPGDIGFLRRVFGERLTLYPHGGHCGNLNYRVNSDAMLEFFRG, from the coding sequence ATGCTTCGATCTTTGCGCCTCGCCGCCCTGCTTGGTGGCCTGCTCATGGCTACGGTCGCCTCGGCGAGGGATATAGATGCGGCGAGCTACGGCTATCCACTGACCAACCCGTTCGAGGCGACCATCGCCACCACGCCGCCGGAGCAGCGCCCGACGCTGCCCAGCGACGACGACATCGACCAGGCCGACTACAGCCTCACCCTGCGTCCGGAGCGCGAGTTCACCCTGCCCGACAACTTCTGGTCGGTGAAGAAGCTGCGCTACCGCCTGGCCAAACAGGACCACGAAGCGCCGCTGATCTTCCTGATCGCCGGCACCGGCGCGCCCTACTCCAGCAGCATCAACGAGTACCTGAAGAAACTGTTCTACCAGGCCGGCTACCACGTCGTGCAACTGTCCTCGCCGACCAGCTGGGACTTCATGAGCGCCGCCTCGCGCTTCGCCACCCCCGGGGTGTCGAGCGAAGACGCCAAGGACCTGTACCGGGTCATGCAGGCGGTGCGCGCCCAGCAAGCGCGCCTGCCGGTCAGCGAGTACTACCTCACTGGCTACAGCCTGGGCGCGCTGGACGCGGCGTTCGTCAGCAAGCTCGACGAAACCCGCCAGAGCTTCAAGTTCAAGCGCGTGCTGCTGCTCAACCCGCCGGTCAACCTGTACACCTCGATCACCAACCTGGACAAGCTGGTGCAGACCCGGGTCAAGGGCATCGACCGCAGCACCACCTTCTATGAACTGATGCTGGAAAAGCTCACCCGCTACTTCCAGGACAAGGGCTACATCGACCTCAACGATGCGTTGCTCTACGACTTCCAGAAGTCGCGGGAGCACCTGTCCAACGAGCAGATGGCCATGCTCATCGGCACCTCGTTCCGCTTCTCAGCCGCCGACATCGCCTTCACCTCCGACCTGATCAACCGTCGCGGGCTGATCATTCCGCCGAAGTTCCCGATCACCGAGGGCAGCAGCCTGGAGCCGTTCTTCAAACGGGCGCTGCAATGCGACTTCGACTGCTACCTGACTGAGCAGGTGATCCCCATGTGGCGCGCGCGCACCGACGGCAACAGCCTGCTGCAATTGGTCGACCAGGTGAGCCTGTACGCGCTGGAAGATTATCTGCGCGACAACCCGAAGATCGCCGTGATGCACAACGCCGACGACGTGATCCTCGGCCCCGGCGACATCGGTTTCCTGCGCCGGGTGTTCGGTGAACGCCTTACGCTCTACCCCCATGGCGGCCATTGCGGCAACCTCAACTACCGCGTCAACAGCGACGCCATGCTGGAGTTCTTCCGTGGTTAA
- a CDS encoding DUF3108 domain-containing protein: protein MRRALLLALAVLALPLQAADLKPFAASYTADWKQLPMSGTAERSLVKNANGTWDLNFKASMMIASLTEQSTLKLDNETLLPQKYHFERGGLGKAKKVDLTFDWASKKVTGSDRGDAINLPLNRGVLDKSSYQLALQHDVAAGKKSMTYQVVDGDEIDTYDFRVLGSEKVTTKTGQVDAIKVERVRDPSQSKRITELWFAKDWDYLLVQLRQVETDGKEYVIVLQDGTVDGKTVKGN, encoded by the coding sequence ATGCGTCGCGCCCTGCTCTTGGCTCTCGCCGTGCTCGCCCTGCCACTCCAGGCAGCTGATCTGAAGCCTTTCGCGGCCAGCTACACGGCTGACTGGAAGCAACTGCCCATGAGCGGCACTGCCGAGCGCAGCCTGGTGAAGAACGCCAACGGTACCTGGGACCTTAACTTCAAGGCCTCCATGATGATCGCCAGCCTCACCGAACAAAGCACGCTCAAGCTCGACAACGAAACCCTGCTGCCGCAGAAATACCACTTCGAGCGCGGCGGCCTGGGCAAGGCGAAGAAGGTCGACCTGACCTTCGACTGGGCGAGCAAGAAGGTCACCGGCAGCGACCGTGGTGATGCGATCAATTTGCCGCTCAACCGTGGCGTGCTGGACAAGTCGTCCTATCAGCTGGCCCTGCAGCATGACGTAGCCGCCGGCAAGAAGAGCATGACCTACCAGGTGGTCGACGGTGACGAGATCGACACCTACGACTTCCGCGTACTGGGTTCAGAGAAAGTCACCACCAAGACCGGCCAGGTCGACGCGATCAAGGTCGAGCGTGTGCGCGACCCTAGCCAGAGCAAACGCATCACCGAGCTGTGGTTCGCCAAAGACTGGGACTACCTGCTGGTGCAGTTGCGCCAGGTCGAGACCGACGGCAAGGAATACGTGATCGTGCTGCAAGATGGTACGGTGGACGGCAAGACGGTCAAGGGCAACTGA
- the purN gene encoding phosphoribosylglycinamide formyltransferase, which yields MPSKTCNVVVLLSGSGSNLQALIDSNSASDSPARIRAVISNRADAYGLERAKAAGIDTAVLAHTGFDGREAFDAALMALIDGFEPDLVVLAGFMRILSGGFVRHYQGRLLNIHPSLLPKYKGLHTHQRALEAGDAEHGCSVHFVTEELDGGPLVVQAVVPVATDDTAQTLAQRVHVQEHQIYPLAVRWFAEGRLRLGEQGALLDGQPLAASGHLIRS from the coding sequence ATGCCGAGCAAGACCTGCAACGTCGTGGTACTGCTGTCGGGCTCCGGCAGCAACCTGCAAGCGCTGATCGACAGCAACAGCGCCAGCGACAGCCCGGCACGCATCCGCGCGGTGATCTCGAACCGCGCCGATGCCTACGGCCTGGAACGTGCCAAGGCCGCCGGTATCGACACCGCGGTGCTCGCGCACACCGGTTTCGACGGTCGCGAAGCCTTCGATGCGGCGCTGATGGCGCTGATCGACGGCTTCGAGCCTGACCTGGTGGTACTGGCTGGTTTCATGCGCATTCTCAGTGGCGGTTTCGTGCGCCACTATCAGGGCCGCCTGCTCAACATCCATCCGTCACTGTTGCCCAAGTACAAAGGCTTGCACACTCACCAGCGCGCCCTGGAGGCCGGTGATGCCGAGCACGGCTGCAGCGTGCACTTCGTCACCGAGGAACTCGATGGCGGGCCATTGGTCGTACAGGCTGTGGTGCCGGTTGCAACGGACGACACCGCGCAGACGCTCGCCCAGCGCGTGCATGTGCAAGAACACCAGATCTACCCGCTGGCGGTGCGCTGGTTCGCCGAAGGACGCTTGCGTCTGGGCGAACAGGGTGCATTACTGGATGGCCAGCCGCTGGCGGCCAGCGGTCACTTGATTCGATCCTAG
- the purM gene encoding phosphoribosylformylglycinamidine cyclo-ligase, which translates to MSKQPSLSYKDAGVDIDAGEALVERIKGVAKRTARPEVMGGLGGFGALCEIPAGYKQPVLVSGTDGVGTKLRLALNLNKHDSIGQDLVAMCVNDLVVCGAEPLFFLDYYATGKLNVDVAATVVTGIGAGCELAGCSLVGGETAEMPGMYEGEDYDLAGFCVGVVEKAEIIDGSKVATGDALLALPSSGPHSNGYSLIRKILEVSGTDIDNTQLDGKPLADLLMAPTRIYVKPLLQLIKQTGAVKAMAHITGGGLLDNIPRVLPKGAQAVVDVASWQRPAVFDFLQEKGNVDEHEMHRVLNCGVGMVICVAQDQVDNALSVLRAAGEQPWVIGQIAEATEGAAQVELQNLKAH; encoded by the coding sequence ATGAGCAAGCAACCCTCCCTGAGCTACAAAGACGCCGGTGTAGACATCGACGCCGGCGAAGCACTGGTCGAACGCATCAAGGGCGTCGCCAAGCGCACCGCACGCCCTGAAGTCATGGGTGGCCTGGGCGGCTTCGGCGCCCTCTGCGAGATCCCGGCCGGCTACAAGCAGCCGGTGCTGGTCTCCGGCACCGACGGCGTCGGCACCAAGCTGCGCCTGGCGCTGAACCTGAACAAGCACGACAGCATCGGCCAGGACCTGGTCGCCATGTGCGTCAACGACCTGGTGGTGTGCGGCGCCGAGCCGCTGTTCTTCCTCGACTACTACGCCACCGGCAAGCTCAACGTCGATGTGGCCGCCACCGTGGTCACCGGCATCGGCGCCGGTTGCGAACTGGCCGGCTGCTCGCTGGTCGGTGGTGAAACCGCCGAGATGCCAGGCATGTACGAAGGCGAAGACTATGACCTGGCCGGCTTCTGCGTCGGCGTGGTGGAAAAGGCCGAGATCATCGACGGCTCGAAAGTGGCCACCGGCGATGCCCTGCTCGCCCTGCCGTCCTCCGGACCGCACTCCAACGGCTACTCGCTGATCCGCAAGATCCTCGAAGTCTCCGGCACCGACATCGACAACACCCAGCTCGATGGCAAGCCGCTGGCCGACCTGCTGATGGCGCCGACCCGCATCTACGTAAAACCCCTGCTGCAGCTGATCAAGCAGACCGGCGCGGTCAAGGCCATGGCCCACATCACCGGCGGCGGCCTGCTGGACAATATCCCGCGCGTACTGCCAAAAGGCGCCCAGGCCGTGGTCGACGTGGCCAGCTGGCAGCGTCCGGCGGTGTTCGACTTCCTGCAGGAAAAAGGCAACGTCGACGAACATGAGATGCACCGCGTGCTGAACTGCGGCGTGGGCATGGTCATCTGCGTCGCCCAGGACCAGGTCGACAACGCCCTGAGCGTACTGCGTGCCGCCGGCGAGCAGCCGTGGGTCATCGGCCAGATCGCCGAAGCCACCGAAGGCGCCGCCCAGGTCGAACTGCAGAACCTCAAGGCACACTGA
- a CDS encoding DUF2066 domain-containing protein: MRLLNFLAGACLAVAGTLAQAETVSGLYQVREPVEGQGSEARAQATGKALDTLVLRLTGDPKAAQNPALAALRKDPQQIINQVGTEAGPPESVLVEFDPGSTERALRQAGLALWGSNRPSILGWWLNDSVEGSSLVGDGQVAAEPLRKAAQHRGLPLRLPLADLQEQLVANAKLLEGNDPTPLREASERYGADALLAVHAHEADGKWQGKWQLWLGDQREQGNAEGADQVALADAVLLAVSNRLAPRYVTRPGASSDLQVQVQGMNLQRYAELSRVLEPYGARLQMADGGTLTYGVTGNREQLRAQLSLAKLQELPAEPMPATPAPSTQTPAGAMPPATAGKPFDGLRFRW; encoded by the coding sequence ATGCGTCTTCTCAATTTCCTCGCTGGCGCCTGCCTCGCAGTGGCCGGCACCCTCGCGCAGGCCGAAACCGTCTCGGGCCTGTATCAGGTTCGCGAGCCCGTCGAAGGGCAGGGCAGCGAGGCCCGCGCCCAGGCGACCGGCAAGGCGCTCGATACCCTGGTGCTGCGCCTGACCGGCGACCCCAAGGCCGCGCAGAACCCGGCACTGGCCGCGCTGCGCAAGGACCCGCAACAGATCATCAATCAGGTCGGCACCGAGGCAGGGCCGCCGGAGTCGGTGCTGGTCGAGTTCGACCCCGGCAGCACCGAGCGCGCCTTGCGTCAGGCCGGCCTGGCGTTGTGGGGCAGCAATCGGCCGTCGATCCTCGGCTGGTGGCTGAACGACAGCGTCGAGGGCAGCAGCCTGGTGGGCGATGGCCAGGTCGCCGCCGAGCCATTGCGCAAGGCGGCGCAGCACCGTGGCCTGCCACTACGCTTGCCGTTGGCCGATCTGCAGGAACAACTGGTGGCCAATGCCAAGCTGCTCGAAGGCAACGACCCAACGCCGCTGCGCGAGGCTTCCGAGCGCTATGGTGCCGATGCCCTGCTGGCTGTCCACGCCCATGAGGCCGACGGTAAGTGGCAAGGCAAGTGGCAGCTGTGGTTGGGCGACCAGCGCGAGCAGGGCAACGCCGAGGGCGCCGATCAGGTGGCCCTGGCGGATGCCGTGCTGCTGGCGGTAAGCAACCGCCTGGCGCCGCGCTACGTCACCCGTCCCGGCGCCAGCAGTGACTTGCAGGTGCAGGTCCAGGGCATGAACCTGCAGCGCTATGCCGAGCTGAGTCGGGTGCTCGAGCCTTATGGCGCGCGCCTGCAGATGGCCGATGGCGGCACTCTGACCTACGGCGTCACCGGCAATCGGGAGCAACTGCGCGCGCAGTTGAGCCTGGCCAAGCTCCAGGAACTGCCCGCCGAGCCTATGCCCGCCACGCCCGCGCCGAGCACGCAGACCCCGGCCGGCGCGATGCCGCCAGCCACCGCTGGCAAGCCGTTCGACGGCCTGCGTTTCCGCTGGTAA
- a CDS encoding AI-2E family transporter, giving the protein MTDMRRWIWLGAAFVIAVLLYFLHNILSPFLVGILLAYLADPLVDRLERLGLSRTWGVVVVFSLFTLIFLALLLVLVPMLAKQLLRLYELAPQMLDWLQHVALPWVQSRLGLADGFWKFDKIKAAIGEHMGQTTDLVGVLLSQATASSLALIGWLANLVLIPVVGFYLLRDWDLMMAKLRSLLPRQREPQVVGLAGECHEVLGAFVRGQLLVMLALGVIYSTGLMLVGLELGLLIGMLAGLAAIVPYMGFIIGIGAALVAGLFQFGGELYPMLGIVAVFMVGQALEGMVLTPLLVGDRIGLHPVAVIFAILAGGELFGFTGVLLALPVAAVIMVLLRHVHDLYKESDMYAGAIDPDL; this is encoded by the coding sequence ATGACTGACATGCGTCGCTGGATCTGGCTGGGCGCGGCTTTTGTGATCGCCGTGCTGCTGTACTTTCTGCACAACATTCTCTCGCCGTTCCTGGTGGGTATCTTGCTGGCCTATCTGGCCGACCCCCTGGTCGATCGCCTGGAGCGCCTCGGGCTGTCGCGCACCTGGGGCGTGGTGGTGGTGTTCAGCCTGTTCACGCTGATCTTCCTGGCCCTGCTGCTGGTACTGGTGCCGATGCTGGCCAAGCAGTTGCTGCGCCTGTACGAGCTGGCGCCGCAGATGCTCGACTGGCTGCAGCATGTAGCGTTGCCCTGGGTGCAGAGCCGCCTGGGCCTGGCCGACGGCTTCTGGAAGTTCGACAAGATCAAGGCCGCCATCGGCGAGCACATGGGCCAGACTACCGACCTCGTCGGCGTGCTGCTGTCCCAGGCCACCGCCTCGAGCCTGGCGCTGATCGGCTGGCTGGCCAACCTGGTGCTGATCCCGGTGGTGGGCTTCTATCTGCTGCGTGACTGGGACCTGATGATGGCCAAGCTGCGCAGCCTGCTGCCGCGCCAGCGCGAACCGCAGGTGGTGGGGCTGGCCGGCGAGTGCCACGAGGTGCTGGGGGCGTTCGTGCGCGGGCAACTGTTGGTGATGCTGGCGCTGGGCGTCATCTATTCCACCGGGTTGATGCTGGTGGGGCTGGAGTTGGGCCTGCTGATCGGCATGTTGGCGGGGCTGGCGGCGATCGTGCCGTACATGGGGTTCATCATCGGGATCGGCGCGGCGCTGGTCGCCGGCCTGTTCCAGTTTGGCGGCGAGCTCTATCCGATGCTGGGTATCGTCGCGGTGTTCATGGTCGGGCAGGCGCTGGAGGGCATGGTGCTGACACCGCTGTTGGTGGGCGACCGCATCGGCCTGCATCCGGTGGCGGTGATCTTCGCGATCCTGGCAGGGGGCGAGCTGTTCGGCTTTACCGGCGTATTGCTGGCGTTGCCGGTGGCCGCGGTGATCATGGTGTTGTTGCGACATGTGCATGACTTGTACAAGGAGTCGGACATGTACGCGGGAGCGATCGATCCGGATCTCTGA
- the hda gene encoding DnaA regulatory inactivator Hda — MKPIQLPLGVRLRDDATFINYYPGANAAALGYVERLCEADAGWTESLIYLWGKQGVGRTHLLQAATHRFQQLGEPAVYLPLAQLLDRGVELLDHLEQYELVCIDDLHVIAGKADWEEAMFHLFNRLRDSGRRLLLAASSSPRELPIKLADLKSRLTLALIFQMRGMSDEDKLRALQLRASRRGLHLTDEVGHFILTRGTRSMSALFDLLERLDQASLQAQRKLTIPFLKETLGW; from the coding sequence ATGAAACCGATCCAGTTGCCCCTGGGTGTGCGTCTGCGCGACGACGCCACCTTCATCAACTACTACCCCGGCGCCAATGCCGCGGCACTGGGCTATGTCGAGCGGCTCTGCGAAGCCGACGCCGGCTGGACCGAAAGCCTCATCTACCTGTGGGGCAAGCAGGGCGTGGGCCGTACCCATCTGTTGCAGGCCGCCACGCACCGCTTCCAGCAACTGGGCGAGCCCGCCGTGTACCTGCCCCTGGCGCAATTGCTCGATCGCGGCGTCGAGCTGCTCGATCATCTCGAGCAGTACGAACTGGTATGCATCGATGACCTGCATGTGATCGCTGGCAAGGCCGATTGGGAAGAGGCCATGTTCCACTTGTTCAACCGTCTGCGCGACAGCGGCCGGCGCCTGTTGCTGGCGGCGTCCAGCTCGCCGCGAGAGCTGCCGATCAAGCTGGCCGACCTCAAGTCGCGCCTGACCCTGGCGTTGATCTTCCAGATGCGCGGGATGTCCGACGAGGACAAACTGCGCGCCCTGCAACTGCGGGCCTCGCGTCGCGGCCTGCACCTGACCGACGAAGTCGGCCACTTCATCCTCACCCGTGGCACGCGCAGCATGAGCGCGCTGTTCGACCTGCTCGAGCGCCTCGACCAGGCGTCGTTGCAAGCCCAGCGCAAGTTGACCATTCCGTTCCTCAAGGAAACCCTCGGCTGGTAG
- a CDS encoding C40 family peptidase: MLKRFAPLVPLALVTLLYGCASTGPVSTSQDQRMAAEQSVKAKASTSSVFTEEELASEDDLEAFSSNSKPYQLPVLADSILERGMALIGTRYRFGGTSEKSGFDCSGFIGYLFREEAGMNLPRSTREMINVDAPKVARNKLKPGDLLFFSTNGRGRVSHAGIYLGDNQFIHSSSRRSGGVRIDSLGDRYWSKTFIEAKRALAMAPTTISRN, translated from the coding sequence ATGCTGAAGCGCTTCGCACCCCTCGTGCCACTTGCACTTGTCACCCTTCTTTACGGCTGTGCCTCCACCGGCCCGGTCAGCACCTCGCAGGATCAACGCATGGCCGCCGAGCAATCGGTCAAGGCCAAGGCTTCCACTTCTTCCGTATTCACCGAGGAAGAGCTGGCTAGCGAAGATGACCTCGAGGCCTTCTCCAGCAACAGCAAACCGTACCAGTTGCCCGTGCTGGCCGACAGCATTCTCGAGCGCGGCATGGCACTGATCGGTACCCGCTACCGCTTTGGTGGCACTTCCGAGAAATCCGGTTTCGACTGCAGCGGTTTCATCGGCTATCTGTTCCGCGAAGAAGCTGGCATGAACCTGCCGCGTTCGACCCGCGAGATGATCAACGTCGACGCCCCCAAGGTCGCACGCAACAAACTTAAGCCGGGCGACCTGCTGTTCTTCAGCACCAATGGTCGTGGCCGGGTCAGCCATGCTGGCATCTACCTGGGTGACAACCAGTTCATCCACTCCAGCAGCCGCCGCAGCGGTGGTGTGCGCATCGACAGTCTGGGCGACCGCTACTGGAGCAAGACCTTCATCGAGGCCAAACGTGCGCTCGCCATGGCGCCGACCACGATCTCGCGCAATTGA
- a CDS encoding C40 family peptidase yields MAMLARFAFLSLVALLAACSSRAPAPAPMAKAPVAFNPAPSSPAAEDVLFRAIGLVGTPYRWGGNTPDAGFDCSGLIGYVYRDAAGISLPRTTRDMIVMRAPNVDINALQSGDLVFFATSGGSQVSHAGIYVGEGRFVHAPSAGGTVRLDYLSNSYWAKAYLQAKRVIPPGHLAQNP; encoded by the coding sequence ATGGCGATGTTGGCGCGCTTCGCATTCCTCTCCCTCGTGGCCCTGCTTGCGGCGTGTTCCAGCCGGGCGCCTGCTCCGGCGCCGATGGCCAAAGCCCCGGTGGCGTTCAATCCTGCGCCGTCTTCTCCCGCAGCGGAGGATGTGCTGTTCCGCGCCATCGGCCTGGTGGGTACGCCCTATCGCTGGGGTGGCAACACGCCGGACGCCGGTTTTGATTGCAGTGGCCTGATTGGCTACGTGTACCGTGACGCCGCCGGTATCAGTCTGCCACGCACCACCCGCGACATGATCGTGATGCGTGCGCCGAACGTGGATATCAATGCGCTGCAGTCCGGCGACCTGGTGTTCTTCGCCACCAGTGGCGGCTCGCAGGTCAGCCATGCCGGGATCTACGTGGGTGAGGGGCGCTTCGTGCATGCGCCGTCCGCTGGCGGTACCGTACGCCTCGACTACCTGTCCAACAGCTATTGGGCCAAGGCTTATCTGCAGGCCAAGCGGGTGATCCCGCCGGGGCACCTGGCCCAAAATCCTTGA
- the cobO gene encoding cob(I)yrinic acid a,c-diamide adenosyltransferase: protein MSESTERDERHLARMLRKKAIIDERIANSPNECGLLLVLTGNGKGKSSSAFGMLARALGHGMQCGVVQFIKGRNSTGEELFFRRFPEQVRYHVMGEGFTWETQDRQRDIAAAEAAWAVSRQLLQDPSIQFVVLDELNIALKHGYLDLDQVLSDIQARPPMQHVVVTGRAAKPEMIELADTVTEMGMLKHAFQAGIRAQKGVEL from the coding sequence ATGAGCGAATCCACCGAACGCGACGAACGTCACCTGGCGCGCATGCTGCGCAAGAAGGCGATCATCGACGAGCGCATCGCCAATTCCCCCAACGAGTGCGGCCTGCTGCTGGTACTGACCGGCAATGGCAAGGGTAAGAGCAGTTCGGCCTTCGGCATGCTCGCCCGGGCCCTGGGCCATGGCATGCAATGCGGCGTGGTGCAGTTCATCAAGGGCCGCAACAGCACCGGCGAAGAGTTGTTCTTCCGCCGCTTCCCCGAGCAGGTGCGCTATCACGTGATGGGCGAGGGCTTCACCTGGGAGACCCAGGACCGCCAACGCGACATCGCCGCTGCCGAAGCGGCCTGGGCGGTATCGCGCCAGTTGCTGCAGGATCCGTCGATTCAGTTCGTCGTGCTCGACGAACTGAACATCGCCCTCAAGCATGGCTACCTTGATCTCGACCAGGTGCTCTCGGACATCCAGGCCCGCCCGCCGATGCAACACGTGGTAGTCACTGGTCGCGCGGCCAAGCCGGAAATGATCGAACTGGCCGACACCGTCACCGAGATGGGCATGCTCAAGCATGCCTTCCAGGCCGGTATCCGCGCACAGAAGGGCGTCGAGCTGTGA
- a CDS encoding cobyrinate a,c-diamide synthase, producing MSDSRQCPAVLIAAPASGQGKTTVTAALARLHHNLGRKVRVFKCGPDFLDPMILERASGAPVYQLDLWMIGAEESRRLLWDAAGEADLILIEGVMGLFDGTPSSADLARHFGVPVLAVIDGTAMAQTFGALALGLARYQPDLPFAGVLANRVGSLRHAQLLEGSLTEGLRWYGGLSRERGIELPSRHLGLVQASELNDLDARLDAAAEALGASCDAALPPPVGFARPEPLGVTTPLAGVRIGVANDEAFAFTYGANLDLLRNLGAQLEFFSPLHDRELPDVDSLYLPGGYPELHHQALAANAPMLEAIRGHHAKGKPLLAECGGMLYLLDALTDVAGVRAPLAGLLPGEATMQKRLAALALQAVELPEGTLRGHTYHHSLTSTELEPIARGLSPNGGRGNEAVYRLGRLTASYIHFYFPSNPDAAAALLRP from the coding sequence GTGAGTGACTCGCGCCAATGCCCCGCCGTGCTGATCGCGGCCCCGGCCTCGGGCCAGGGCAAGACCACGGTCACCGCCGCCCTGGCCCGCCTGCATCACAACCTTGGGCGCAAGGTGCGGGTGTTCAAGTGTGGGCCTGACTTTCTCGACCCGATGATCCTCGAGCGTGCCAGTGGCGCGCCGGTCTACCAGTTGGACCTGTGGATGATCGGTGCCGAGGAGAGTCGTCGCCTGCTGTGGGACGCGGCGGGCGAGGCCGACCTGATCCTGATCGAAGGCGTGATGGGGTTGTTCGATGGCACGCCGTCGAGCGCCGACCTGGCCCGCCATTTCGGCGTGCCGGTGCTGGCGGTGATCGATGGCACGGCCATGGCCCAGACCTTCGGCGCCCTGGCCCTGGGCCTGGCGCGTTACCAGCCCGACCTGCCGTTCGCCGGGGTGCTGGCCAACCGTGTTGGCAGCTTGCGTCATGCGCAACTGCTCGAAGGCAGCCTCACCGAAGGCCTGCGCTGGTACGGCGGGTTGTCCCGCGAGCGTGGCATCGAGCTGCCCAGTCGCCACCTCGGCCTGGTCCAGGCCAGTGAACTGAACGACCTGGATGCGCGTTTGGATGCCGCCGCCGAAGCGCTGGGTGCCAGCTGCGATGCCGCATTGCCGCCACCGGTCGGTTTTGCCCGACCTGAGCCACTGGGCGTGACCACGCCGCTTGCCGGGGTGCGCATCGGGGTGGCCAATGACGAAGCCTTCGCCTTCACCTATGGCGCCAACCTGGATCTGCTGCGCAACCTCGGCGCGCAGCTCGAATTCTTCTCGCCGTTGCATGATCGGGAGTTGCCTGATGTAGACAGCCTGTACCTGCCAGGCGGCTACCCCGAGTTGCACCATCAGGCCCTGGCCGCCAACGCGCCGATGCTGGAGGCGATCCGTGGCCACCACGCCAAGGGCAAGCCGCTGCTGGCCGAATGTGGCGGCATGCTCTACCTGCTCGACGCGCTGACCGATGTGGCCGGTGTGCGTGCGCCGCTGGCAGGCCTGCTGCCGGGCGAGGCGACCATGCAAAAGCGCCTGGCGGCCCTGGCCCTGCAGGCTGTCGAGTTGCCCGAAGGCACTCTGCGCGGCCACACCTATCACCATTCGCTGACCAGCACCGAGCTGGAACCGATTGCCCGGGGCCTGAGCCCCAACGGCGGACGCGGCAACGAGGCGGTCTACCGCCTGGGGCGGCTGACCGCTTCCTACATACACTTCTATTTTCCGTCCAATCCCGATGCGGCGGCGGCGCTGTTGCGACCATGA